Proteins from a genomic interval of Oreochromis aureus strain Israel breed Guangdong linkage group 6, ZZ_aureus, whole genome shotgun sequence:
- the LOC120440712 gene encoding uncharacterized protein LOC120440712, with protein MLLTDFQHLFVCFIVYISGVNGGETRICAFKGSSVDLHCSHQHLTPSRKWFTIDWDGYKYVQNELSVDGQRVTYNMSEEKNQTLTINDLRESDANTYCCMKTTDSPGHCWLNRISLQVVAELQVKVIPATEGQTVTLMCSSSCPLTEKPAAYIWYKNREFLYEDWSPWYQELLSSEEAVTYSCAVKGYEHLRAPEVSVDSITQTCFSVTYGNMSFHNGTSVDERCFITYPREVRVQRTSSISEFVTLTCNTSCNLTGDQTVYMWYHNKRNYVENQHYSVHNSSTGTFSCAVKDHKSLQSKEVCVQDKNCWRVNYVSRRICALEGSSVNITSEYSHPDYMKPEFKCWSKKWRKDEVEVEELIEAAGRVEYQDNMKNQHILTINNLKKNDSGGYTFRFQKDHEGWTQSDLPGVFLIVTELRVKMSPSAVVTEGQRVTLTCSTSCPLTDNTNYIWYLNSRPLTPRENQNKHLILDPVSRENAGSYSCAVKTNKDISSAPKTLTVQSITGTWTPAAAGVSAALLLLIPLSVFWCVRKKRISNQPSRTETFGNKQQIFPNFIHENVPAESEEQDGHHYVRLHFSLKNNTDLYSTIELSPAKMTTTSSHFPRSETSDNEEQVTPDSIYENLPAHYSGLQLPMTHTSAFYSSMDPLPAH; from the exons ATGTTGCTGACAGATTTTCAACATCTGTTCGTCTGTTTCATCGTCTACATTTCAG GTGTTAATGGAGGAGAAACCAGGATCTGTGCTTTCAAAGGTTCATCAGTGGATCTGCACTGCTCACATCAACATCTGACTCCAAGCAGAAAATGGTTCACTATAGACTGGGATGGTTACAAGTATGTTCAGAATGAGCTCTCTGTGGATGGACAACGTGTAACGTACAACATGTCTGAAGAGAAAAACCAAACTTTAACCATCAATGATCTAAGAGAGAGTGATGCAAACACTTACTGCTGTATGAAGACTACAGACAGTCCAGGACACTGCTGGCTCAACAGAATTAGTCTTCAAGTTGTTGCAG AGCTGCAGGTAAAGGTGATTCCTGCCACAGAGGGACAGACAGTAACACtgatgtgcagcagcagctgtcctCTGACTGAAAAGCCTGCAGCCTACATCTGGTACAAGAACAGAGAGTTTCTCTATGAGGACTGGTCTCCCTGGTACCAAGAGCTGCTCAGCAGTGAGGAAGCAGTCACATACTCCTGTGCTGTCAAAGGCTACGAGCATCTCAGAGCCCCTGAAGTCTCTGTGG ATTCTATCACACAGACATGCTTCAGTGTGACTTATGGAAACATGTCTTTCCACAATGGGACATCAGTGGATGAGCGGTGCTTCATCACATATCCCAGAG AGGTTCGTGTTCAAAGAACTTCTTCCATCTCAGAGTTTGTCACACTGACCTGTAACACCAGCTGTAACCTGACTGGTGATCAAACTGTCTACATGTGGtatcacaacaaaagaaactaTGTTGAGAATCAACATTATTCAGTTCATAACTCTTCAACAGGCACATTCTCTTGTGCAGTGAAAGACCACAAAAGTCTTCAATCCAAGGAAGTTT GTGTTCAGGATAAAAACTGCTGGAGAGTGAATTATGTCAGCAGGAGAATCTGTGCTCTGGAAGGATCTTCAGTGAACATCACAAGTGAATACTCACATCCTGATTACATGAAGCCAGAGTTTAAATGTTGGAgtaaaaaatggagaaaagatGAAGTGGAAGTTGAAGAGCTGATTGaggctgcaggtcgtgtggagTATCAGGACAACATGAAGAACCAACACATCCTGACCATCAACAACCTGAAGAAGAATGACTCAGGAGGATACACATTCAGATTCCAGAAAGATCATGAAGGATGGACACAGTCTGATCTGCCTGGAGTCTTTTTGATTGTCACAG AGCTGAGAGTGAAGATGAGTCCTTCTGCAGTGGTGACAGAGGGTCAGAGAGTCACACTGACCTGCAGTACCAGCTGTCCTCTGACTgacaacacaaactacatttggtACTTGAACAGTCGACCTCTGACCCCGAGAGAGAACCAGAACAAACATCTGATCCTAGACCCAGTCAGCAGGGAGAATGCAGGAAGCTACTCCTGTGCTGTGAAAACCAACAAAGATATCAGCTCTGCTCCAAAGACTCTCACTGTCCAAAGTATCACAGGAACATGGacaccagcagctgcaggagtttctgctgctctgctccttttaatacctctctctgtcttctgGTGTGTTAG AAAAAAGAGGATTTCTAACCAGCCTTCAAGAACTGAAACATTCGGCAACAAACAGCAG ATTTTTCCTAATTTCATACATGAAAACGTTCCAGCTGAATCGGAGGAGCAGGATGGTCATCACTATGTCAGGCTGCATTTCAGTTTGAAAAACAACACTGACCTCTACTCAACCATCGAGTTATCGCCTGCTAA AATGACAACAACTTCCAGTCACTTTCCAAGAAGTGAAACATCAGACAATGAAGAGCAG GTAACGCCTGATTCCATATATGAAAACCTCCCAGCTCATTATAGCGGACTGCAACTACCTATGACCCACACAAGTGCTTTCTACTCCAGTATGGACCCACTACCTGCTCACTAA